The following nucleotide sequence is from Methanofollis sp..
GACTCTGAGAATTTTCAACTCTGAAACTTTTGTATTCTCGACGAAACCCTCATTCAGATAGGGGGAGGGAGGGCAATCACCCTCTTCAGAATGCCATTTTCGTTCTTCCCTGACCCGAGAACGTATCATTATGGAGAGCCGAGAGAGAAATAACGGCGGATTCACCCGGGTCTCTGTCCGGGGCCCGGCCACGGAGCACCAGATATTTAATAGTATGTATGCCAGAGGGGAGCATATGCAGCGGACGTGTGTCATCTATGAGAGCAAATACGGGGCGACAAAGGAGATTGCCGGGGCGATCGCACTCGTCCTCGGGCCGGCACGGACCTGCAGGCCCGATGAGTTCACGGGCGACCTCATGTCCTTCGACCTCTTCGTGATCGGCACGCCCATCTACAACGGCGACATCGCCCCCTCTATCCGGCGCTTTGTCGAGACCAATGCAGGCTGGCTGAAGAAAAAGCCGGTCGCCCTCTTCTGCACCTGCCTGAACATCCCGAAGGGCCGGGCCTACCTTGCCGAGCTCAGGGACCGTCTCGGGAGGGAGGTGCCTGCCGTCGCCTTCGGCGGCCGTCTCGATACCGCACGGCTCGACAGGGATGACCTGACCGCCCTCACCCTCTATGCCCGGAAGACCGGATTCGTCCTCGAAGACCGCGACCTCACAGACATGGGGGCGGTCGCCGCCTTTGCCCTGGCCCTGCGGGAGAAGAACGAGTGCCTGGAGGGCCGGGTGCCCGAAGAAGAACTCCTCGCCGGGATCGAGACCTTCCTCCGGGCCCACCGGACCGGCGTCCTTGCGACCGGCCACGGGGACCGGGTGAGGGCGACACCTGTCGACTATCTCTATGCCAACGGCATGGTCTACATCTACAGCGAAGGGGGGGAGAAGTTCGCCCACCTCATCCAGAACCCCGCGGCCGCCCTCGCCATCTACAATGACGACACCTCGCCCGAGGAGATCAGGGGGCTTCAGCTCATGGGCCGGGCCGAGGTCCTCAGGCCGGAGAGCCCGGGCCACAGGGAGGCCCTCACTCTCAGGGGCATCGACATGGAGAGGCTTGCAGGCCTCACGATCGAGATGAACGTCATCAGGATCACGCCCCTCAAGGCCGAGTACCTCAATGCCGTATTCAAAAAAGAAGGATGCGCGATCAGGCAGGTCTACCGCTTTCCTCAGGCGAGAGGCCGCGTGCCGCTGCCACA
It contains:
- a CDS encoding flavodoxin domain-containing protein yields the protein MQRTCVIYESKYGATKEIAGAIALVLGPARTCRPDEFTGDLMSFDLFVIGTPIYNGDIAPSIRRFVETNAGWLKKKPVALFCTCLNIPKGRAYLAELRDRLGREVPAVAFGGRLDTARLDRDDLTALTLYARKTGFVLEDRDLTDMGAVAAFALALREKNECLEGRVPEEELLAGIETFLRAHRTGVLATGHGDRVRATPVDYLYANGMVYIYSEGGEKFAHLIQNPAAALAIYNDDTSPEEIRGLQLMGRAEVLRPESPGHREALTLRGIDMERLAGLTIEMNVIRITPLKAEYLNAVFKKEGCAIRQVYRFPQARGRVPLPQMP